From Piliocolobus tephrosceles isolate RC106 chromosome 16, ASM277652v3, whole genome shotgun sequence, the proteins below share one genomic window:
- the LOC111525799 gene encoding 60S ribosomal protein L23a, which yields MAPKAKKEAPAPPKAEAKAKALKAKKAVLKGVHSHKKKKIRTSPTFRRPKTLRLRRQPKYPRKSAPRRNKLDHYAIIKFPLTTESAMKKIEDNNTLVFIVDVKANKHQIKQAVKKLYDIDVAKVNTLIRPDGEKKAYVRLAPDYDALDVANKIGII from the coding sequence ATGGCGCCGAAAGCGAAGAAggaagctcctgcccctcctaAAGCCGAAGCCAAAGCGAAGGCTTTAAaggccaagaaagcagtgttGAAAGGTGtccacagccacaaaaaaaagaagatccgCACGTCACCCACCTTCCGGCGGCCCAAGACACTGCGACTCCGGAGGCAGCCCAAATATCCTCGGAAGAGCGCCCCCAGGAGAAACAAGCTTGACCACTATGCTATCATCAAGTTTCCGCTGACCACTGAGTCTGCCATGAAGAAGATAGAAGACAACAACACACTTGTGTTCATTGTGGATGTTAAAGCCAACAAGCACCAGATTAAacaggctgtgaagaagctctatgACATTGATGTGGCCAAGGTCAACACCCTGATTCGGCCtgatggagagaaaaaggcatATGTTCGACTAGCTCCTGATTACGACGCTTTGGATGTTGCCAACAAAATTGGGATCATCTAA